The proteins below are encoded in one region of Candidatus Cloacimonadota bacterium:
- a CDS encoding glycosyltransferase family 2 protein, giving the protein MLELSIIIPIFNDEEVIFKLIGRLIPVVKSFSSQYEILFIDDGSWDETFNLLKKYRAKNDKIKIIKLSKNYGQSNAITAGLDNAKGKILVIMDSDLQDKPEDIPILLAALEENNVPMVIAKWEKRKTQFWKRCVANLFFRISNLITDIHHPPNLGVFRAFYKILYDENIKNTDYSGTTLSQFYKLKFDYQIVNLQRDSRFAGNSGYNLKKMIKLALDRIIPHLRLKFKTNARKPFYKIEKIIG; this is encoded by the coding sequence AATTCCGATTTTTAATGATGAAGAAGTAATTTTCAAACTCATTGGTCGCTTAATTCCTGTAGTAAAATCATTTTCGTCTCAATATGAAATTCTTTTTATTGATGATGGAAGTTGGGACGAAACTTTTAATTTGTTGAAAAAATATCGGGCAAAAAACGATAAAATCAAAATCATAAAATTGAGTAAAAATTATGGACAATCTAATGCGATCACAGCCGGTTTGGACAATGCAAAAGGTAAAATTTTGGTAATCATGGATTCGGACTTACAGGACAAACCGGAGGATATTCCTATTTTGCTCGCTGCTCTCGAAGAAAATAATGTTCCTATGGTGATTGCAAAGTGGGAGAAACGAAAAACACAGTTTTGGAAAAGATGTGTAGCAAATTTGTTTTTCAGAATTTCCAATCTCATCACCGATATTCACCATCCGCCTAATCTCGGTGTGTTTAGAGCCTTTTACAAAATATTATACGATGAAAATATAAAAAATACTGATTATTCAGGAACAACTTTGAGCCAATTTTATAAGTTAAAATTTGATTATCAAATAGTTAATTTACAGCGGGATAGCAGATTTGCGGGGAATAGCGGATATAATCTAAAAAAAATGATAAAACTTGCTCTTGACAGAATAATTCCGCATTTACGATTAAAGTTCAAAACTAATGCTCGAAAACCGTTTTATAAAATTGAAAAAATTATAGGATGA
- a CDS encoding NeuD/PglB/VioB family sugar acetyltransferase gives MKKKVIILGGLGNGSVIASAIADANRRGFEEIEFAGYLNDRKCKDDLISGDPVIGKLGDVDKFVKAGYLFINTIYRIDGQRERIDLFHNLNIQAYSLATFIHPTAYVAPNVDLAPGVVIMPNVNISPDVKIGRCSLIMAGATIGHNSKIGDYCHLAAQSCISSFVKISAGVHIGLNATVREGIHIREFSALGMGSVLVEDIPENEIWAGNPAKFLRKPK, from the coding sequence GTGAAGAAAAAAGTAATTATTCTCGGTGGACTTGGTAATGGTTCCGTAATCGCAAGTGCTATCGCAGATGCAAACAGACGCGGATTTGAAGAAATTGAGTTTGCCGGATATCTAAATGATAGAAAATGCAAGGACGATCTTATCTCCGGTGATCCTGTTATCGGCAAACTTGGTGATGTGGATAAATTCGTCAAAGCCGGATATTTATTCATCAATACAATTTACAGGATTGATGGACAAAGAGAAAGGATTGACCTCTTCCATAATCTGAATATTCAGGCATACTCTCTTGCCACTTTTATCCACCCTACCGCATACGTTGCTCCGAATGTTGATTTGGCTCCGGGTGTGGTGATAATGCCCAATGTCAACATATCCCCTGATGTAAAGATCGGTAGGTGCAGTTTGATAATGGCTGGAGCAACTATCGGGCATAATTCCAAAATTGGAGATTATTGCCATCTTGCTGCCCAAAGTTGCATCAGTTCTTTTGTGAAAATTTCCGCAGGTGTTCATATCGGCTTGAATGCAACCGTGCGTGAAGGAATCCATATCAGGGAATTTTCAGCTCTCGGAATGGGCTCTGTGTTGGTTGAAGACATTCCTGAAAATGAAATTTGGGCTGGAAATCCAGCAAAATTTTTAAGAAAACCAAAATGA
- a CDS encoding WbqC family protein: protein MANKKKMKKIAILQSNYIPWKGYFHILEKADHFVFLDSVQYTCCDWRNRNKIKTPSGTIWLTVPTNGTQSMKIDEVQIDSSKNWQERHLKSLQMSYGKCDYFHKYFELIKNILQTDWESISELNQFLIMEICKYLNIKTKFSNSTEYKLENGKNEKIISIVKQLGGTHYVTGPAAKSYIIPLLFEENGITLTYMDYSHYGEYKQPWGKFDHQVSILDLLFCEGPNSPKYIFGKIPAK, encoded by the coding sequence GTGGCTAATAAAAAAAAGATGAAAAAAATCGCTATTCTTCAATCGAATTATATTCCCTGGAAGGGATATTTCCACATCCTCGAAAAAGCCGATCATTTTGTTTTCCTTGATTCGGTTCAATACACTTGCTGTGATTGGCGAAACCGTAATAAGATAAAAACTCCTTCCGGGACAATCTGGCTCACCGTGCCCACAAACGGAACTCAATCTATGAAAATTGATGAAGTGCAAATAGACAGCTCCAAAAATTGGCAGGAAAGGCACTTGAAATCTCTGCAAATGAGTTACGGAAAATGTGATTATTTTCATAAATATTTCGAACTAATCAAAAACATTCTGCAGACAGACTGGGAAAGTATCAGCGAATTAAATCAATTTTTAATTATGGAAATCTGTAAATATTTAAATATAAAAACAAAATTTTCCAACTCCACCGAATATAAATTGGAAAATGGAAAAAACGAGAAAATCATTTCAATCGTCAAGCAATTGGGGGGTACTCACTACGTAACCGGACCTGCTGCAAAATCATATATTATTCCCTTACTTTTTGAGGAAAATGGAATTACGCTTACATACATGGATTATTCTCATTATGGCGAATACAAACAACCTTGGGGAAAATTCGACCATCAAGTCTCTATTTTGGACTTGCTGTTTTGTGAAGGACCAAATTCGCCAAAATATATTTTTGGTAAAATACCCGCAAAGTGA
- the rffA gene encoding dTDP-4-amino-4,6-dideoxygalactose transaminase, with protein MKIPFNIPCVWGDEQKNLKNVIERRKFSGKGNFVQKSSNELKNITGAKEIFFTPSCTSALEMCSLLLNIQLGDEIILPAFSHVASANPFIQKGAKIVWCDIRKDTKNIDEVLLESLITKRTKAVVIVHYGGVACEMDRIVNICKQNNISLIEDAAMAIGAKYKGKPLGSFGDLAVISFHETKNIQCGEGGVLLVNNPKFFEKAVRLYDRGTNRREFENGKADFYTWTMSSSNFLMPELTAAFLYSQLIHLSEINRKRLEDWKFYYARLADFLLPKMLPIIPKDVEPNGHTFYLVLSSENERNNLIEYLKRENIQSVFHYIPLHHAPFWEGKYSQVNLQVTDRISKTIIRLPLYFEIRKEEIEKIIYHLRQFFVEKS; from the coding sequence ATGAAAATTCCATTTAACATTCCTTGCGTTTGGGGGGATGAGCAGAAAAATCTCAAAAACGTAATTGAGAGGCGAAAATTTTCCGGTAAGGGTAATTTCGTCCAAAAATCTTCTAATGAATTGAAAAACATTACGGGTGCAAAAGAAATTTTTTTTACACCTTCTTGCACCTCTGCTCTGGAAATGTGTTCTCTTCTTTTGAATATTCAATTAGGCGATGAAATTATTCTCCCTGCTTTTTCTCATGTGGCTTCTGCAAATCCATTCATTCAAAAGGGAGCAAAGATTGTTTGGTGTGATATTCGCAAAGATACAAAAAATATTGATGAAGTTTTGCTGGAAAGCTTGATCACAAAAAGAACAAAGGCGGTCGTAATAGTTCATTATGGAGGAGTTGCGTGTGAGATGGATAGAATCGTAAATATCTGCAAGCAAAATAATATATCACTGATCGAAGATGCGGCAATGGCAATTGGGGCAAAATACAAGGGAAAACCCTTAGGAAGTTTCGGTGATCTCGCAGTGATAAGTTTTCACGAAACAAAGAATATCCAATGTGGGGAGGGTGGGGTTTTGCTTGTAAATAATCCGAAGTTTTTTGAAAAAGCCGTCCGTCTTTACGATAGGGGAACCAATCGTAGAGAATTTGAAAATGGTAAAGCGGATTTTTATACATGGACGATGAGCAGTTCAAATTTTTTGATGCCGGAACTTACTGCTGCTTTTTTGTATTCTCAACTAATCCACTTGTCAGAGATTAATAGAAAGCGGTTGGAGGACTGGAAATTTTATTATGCGAGATTAGCCGATTTTCTACTCCCAAAGATGCTTCCGATTATTCCTAAAGATGTTGAGCCAAATGGGCATACGTTTTATCTTGTTTTATCATCTGAAAACGAGCGGAATAATCTGATAGAATATCTAAAAAGAGAAAACATCCAATCTGTTTTTCACTACATTCCACTTCATCATGCTCCTTTTTGGGAGGGAAAATATTCGCAAGTCAATCTTCAGGTTACAGATCGGATCAGCAAAACAATTATCAGACTTCCACTCTATTTCGAGATTAGAAAAGAAGAGATTGAAAAAATAATCTATCATTTAAGGCAATTTTTTGTAGAAAAATCATGA